One Hydrogenophaga crassostreae genomic region harbors:
- a CDS encoding RidA family protein, whose product MGKLGQAFDVNEGQQAARMCGLNLISQLKVALNGDLDRVVKTIRLAGYVNSNPEFYGQSQVMNGASDLFMEVFGERGKHTRMAVGVSALPYNVAVEVEGVFEIAEA is encoded by the coding sequence GTGGGAAAACTTGGGCAGGCGTTTGATGTCAATGAAGGGCAACAGGCTGCTCGCATGTGTGGGCTGAACCTGATTTCACAGCTGAAAGTGGCGCTGAATGGCGATCTGGACCGGGTTGTGAAAACGATTCGACTGGCCGGCTACGTAAACAGCAACCCGGAGTTTTATGGCCAGTCCCAGGTCATGAACGGCGCGTCAGATTTGTTTATGGAGGTGTTTGGCGAGCGCGGAAAGCACACCCGGATGGCGGTCGGTGTCAGCGCGCTTCCCTACAATGTTGCGGTAGAGGTTGAGGGCGTCTTTGAGATCGCAGAAGCCTGA
- a CDS encoding DUF1569 domain-containing protein, with product MKTQTLPTRRSIVVGALALPATFSIGGMAGCQGNSSLDRQLVFSSLAAAEQELQRLAAAKGLTSGTVWNWDQTLAHCAQSIEFSMQGFPEPKSKLFQSTVGSAAFGVFAWRGRMTHDLAEPIPGAPLLAAGDEGVVALERLQNAIAGFQQWTKPLQPHFAYGDLDKAQYELAHAMHLANHFSQFNVIS from the coding sequence ATGAAAACCCAAACCCTCCCTACCCGGCGCTCTATCGTGGTTGGTGCGCTTGCGTTGCCTGCAACGTTTTCGATCGGCGGCATGGCCGGGTGTCAGGGTAACTCGTCGCTCGATCGACAGCTGGTCTTTTCTTCGCTTGCCGCTGCAGAGCAAGAGTTGCAAAGGCTTGCTGCCGCCAAAGGGTTGACTTCAGGGACAGTCTGGAACTGGGATCAGACCCTGGCGCATTGTGCCCAGAGCATTGAGTTCTCAATGCAAGGCTTTCCTGAGCCCAAGTCGAAACTCTTTCAGAGCACCGTTGGATCCGCGGCATTTGGGGTGTTCGCCTGGCGAGGCCGAATGACGCACGACTTGGCGGAACCGATTCCGGGCGCGCCGCTGCTGGCTGCTGGCGATGAGGGTGTTGTTGCGCTGGAAAGACTGCAGAACGCGATTGCAGGCTTTCAGCAGTGGACGAAGCCGCTGCAGCCTCATTTTGCTTACGGAGACCTCGACAAAGCGCAGTATGAGCTTGCGCACGCCATGCACCTGGCCAACCATTTCTCGCAGTTCAACGTGATAAGTTGA
- a CDS encoding NIPSNAP family protein produces MPTIYEKRTYDVTVGQMAEVARLYSSLGWPALEAGGFSHHCIGYFISDTGDLHQLVHLWRFESDDDRRAFWKRLFQDADFMAFAKQLRPLVKNQHVQLLLAAPWGTHP; encoded by the coding sequence ATGCCAACGATCTACGAGAAGCGCACCTACGACGTCACGGTTGGCCAAATGGCCGAGGTGGCGCGGTTGTACTCCAGCCTGGGCTGGCCCGCGCTTGAGGCCGGTGGATTCAGCCACCATTGCATTGGCTACTTCATCAGTGACACCGGCGATCTACACCAACTGGTTCACCTTTGGCGCTTTGAAAGCGATGATGATCGCCGCGCGTTCTGGAAAAGGCTCTTCCAGGATGCCGACTTCATGGCGTTTGCAAAACAGCTCAGACCGCTGGTTAAAAACCAGCATGTGCAATTGTTGCTGGCGGCGCCCTGGGGAACACATCCTTGA
- a CDS encoding cupin domain-containing protein, with product MIDLSLPGATWKCPGAVFSVLSGLRKAAVTGFDLRALGAKADADSAIRARSKGTPAMTTQGFVASHAKDARFERGLRSFFEYRDLGIHEATQGRVAAHVIRAAGGAAFLSQPHLHRTAFQLVYVLKGWIEFEYEGQGVVRLEAGSCVYQPPGIRHQELGHSDNVELFEVVLPGDFKTEEVSSVNP from the coding sequence GTGATTGATTTGAGCCTGCCTGGAGCAACCTGGAAATGCCCCGGCGCAGTTTTCTCAGTCCTTTCCGGGCTCCGCAAAGCTGCTGTCACCGGATTCGATCTGCGGGCCCTTGGAGCAAAAGCTGACGCCGACAGCGCGATCCGCGCCCGGTCAAAGGGGACACCAGCAATGACGACTCAAGGTTTTGTCGCATCACACGCCAAAGACGCCCGGTTCGAACGCGGGCTTCGCTCCTTCTTTGAGTACCGCGACCTGGGCATCCATGAGGCCACACAGGGCCGTGTAGCCGCCCACGTGATTCGTGCCGCCGGTGGCGCGGCGTTTTTGAGTCAGCCACACCTGCATCGGACAGCGTTCCAGCTGGTCTACGTACTGAAAGGCTGGATCGAGTTCGAATACGAAGGGCAGGGTGTTGTTCGGCTGGAGGCCGGTTCGTGTGTCTATCAGCCACCGGGCATTCGCCATCAGGAGCTTGGACACAGTGACAATGTTGAGCTTTTTGAGGTCGTGCTGCCCGGCGACTTCAAGACAGAAGAGGTTTCATCCGTCAATCCATAG
- a CDS encoding TfoX/Sxy family protein encodes MPRNTPSELTLAKPRSPGADFADHCCELMGSLGTVQARRMFLGWGLSVEGLTVAVIAWDTLFLKTNAGALPQFVAAGCQVFEHTAKGVTRRMRYHTAPEGALESRPAMQPWAALAMQAAVAARRPPRLAADKGGSALKPAQTSKPRQPRPKAPGSSA; translated from the coding sequence ATGCCACGCAACACGCCCTCTGAACTCACCCTGGCCAAACCCCGTTCGCCGGGTGCGGACTTCGCTGACCACTGTTGCGAGCTGATGGGGAGTCTGGGTACCGTTCAGGCCAGGCGCATGTTTCTCGGCTGGGGTTTGAGTGTTGAGGGGCTCACGGTGGCCGTGATCGCCTGGGACACGCTCTTTCTCAAAACCAATGCCGGGGCGCTGCCGCAGTTTGTTGCGGCAGGTTGCCAGGTGTTCGAGCACACGGCCAAAGGGGTAACGAGGCGCATGCGGTACCACACGGCTCCCGAAGGCGCGCTTGAGTCACGACCAGCGATGCAGCCTTGGGCTGCTTTGGCCATGCAAGCCGCCGTTGCGGCGCGCAGGCCACCCAGACTCGCGGCTGACAAAGGCGGCAGCGCTCTGAAACCAGCGCAAACGAGCAAGCCTCGTCAGCCTCGTCCAAAAGCACCCGGATCCAGCGCCTGA
- a CDS encoding RidA family protein — translation MKQAFHNLGVALAAHGLDPGHVVQLGIYVAGLISTSSGSSVRPCNPGVVSRFLPRP, via the coding sequence GTGAAGCAGGCGTTCCACAACCTGGGAGTTGCCCTTGCCGCCCATGGGCTCGATCCCGGCCATGTGGTGCAGCTCGGAATCTATGTGGCGGGTCTGATTTCGACAAGCTCGGGATCATCGGTCAGGCCGTGCAATCCGGGTGTGGTGAGTCGCTTCCTACCCAGACCCTGA
- the nth gene encoding endonuclease III has protein sequence MNRAQIEAFFATLKAANPHPKTELEYTSNFELLAAVLLSAQATDVGVNKATRKLYPVANTPQQILDLGLEGLESHIKTIGLYHSKAKHLMAACRILVDQHGGEVPGNREALEALPGVGRKTANVVLNVAFGQPTMAVDTHIFRLGNRTGLAKGKTPLAVEMKLMKRIPAEYAVDAHHWLILHGRYVCQARKPLCYQCAVADCCDFKPKTKAPA, from the coding sequence ATGAACCGCGCCCAAATCGAAGCCTTTTTCGCCACACTCAAAGCCGCCAACCCGCACCCGAAAACCGAACTGGAATACACCAGCAACTTTGAGCTGCTGGCGGCGGTTTTGCTCTCGGCCCAGGCCACCGACGTGGGCGTCAACAAGGCCACGCGCAAACTCTATCCCGTGGCCAACACACCGCAACAGATCCTGGATCTGGGCCTGGAGGGGCTGGAAAGCCACATCAAGACCATCGGGCTGTACCACAGCAAAGCCAAGCATCTGATGGCAGCCTGCCGCATCCTGGTGGATCAGCATGGCGGCGAAGTGCCCGGCAACCGCGAGGCCCTCGAAGCCCTGCCCGGTGTGGGTCGGAAAACCGCCAATGTAGTGCTCAACGTGGCGTTCGGCCAACCCACCATGGCTGTGGACACCCATATCTTTCGCCTGGGCAACCGCACCGGCCTGGCCAAAGGCAAGACGCCGCTTGCCGTTGAGATGAAGCTGATGAAACGCATACCCGCCGAATATGCCGTGGACGCCCACCATTGGCTGATCCTGCATGGGCGCTACGTATGCCAGGCACGCAAGCCGCTGTGTTACCAGTGTGCGGTAGCCGATTGTTGTGATTTCAAGCCAAAGACCAAGGCGCCGGCCTAG
- a CDS encoding HDOD domain-containing protein: MSAASTFTQSINLPTMPEVAHELIQSLNDEDVPVAPVRNAIAKDPALTVKLLRLANSARYGVSKEVSSVDDAMMVVGMSQVRTLALSSCLSDAFPVVAGLNSKDFWSESQACAGYAQWLATRVGSDPQQAWLTGFMVRLGELVIVDKAPEALPEIERTPHFPGARWQREAAHLGFTEGQITAEMARRWNFPAVISDALESSADPLAKRPFCRLGAVLHLAELMCLLKEEDNPDLKEVPQELLTALHIEREWLREQLPKAREFAQAAVLH, encoded by the coding sequence ATGTCCGCCGCGAGCACGTTTACCCAGTCCATCAACCTCCCCACCATGCCCGAAGTGGCGCATGAACTCATCCAGAGCCTGAACGACGAAGACGTGCCCGTGGCCCCCGTGCGCAACGCCATCGCCAAAGACCCGGCACTCACCGTCAAGCTGCTTCGCCTGGCCAACAGCGCGCGCTACGGTGTTTCCAAAGAAGTCTCCTCGGTGGACGACGCCATGATGGTGGTGGGCATGTCGCAAGTTCGAACGCTCGCGTTGTCCTCCTGTCTGAGCGACGCCTTTCCTGTGGTGGCGGGGCTGAACAGCAAAGACTTCTGGAGCGAAAGCCAGGCCTGTGCCGGCTACGCGCAATGGCTGGCCACCCGCGTGGGTTCTGATCCGCAGCAAGCCTGGTTGACCGGTTTCATGGTTCGCCTGGGTGAACTGGTGATCGTCGACAAAGCGCCCGAAGCCTTGCCCGAAATCGAACGCACACCCCATTTCCCCGGCGCCCGCTGGCAGCGCGAGGCAGCCCACCTCGGCTTCACCGAAGGCCAGATCACCGCCGAAATGGCCCGTCGCTGGAACTTCCCCGCCGTCATCAGCGACGCCCTCGAGTCTTCTGCCGACCCTCTGGCAAAGCGCCCTTTCTGCCGCCTGGGCGCTGTGTTGCATCTGGCCGAACTGATGTGTCTGCTCAAAGAGGAAGACAACCCGGATCTCAAGGAAGTGCCCCAAGAGCTGTTGACAGCGCTGCACATCGAGCGCGAGTGGCTGCGCGAACAGCTGCCCAAGGCGCGCGAATTTGCCCAGGCCGCCGTGCTGCACTGA
- a CDS encoding aminotransferase-like domain-containing protein, whose translation MPLNFADRLNNVETSAIRELFKLLGKPGIISFAGGFPDSAMFDVDGIRIAANAALTNEPGAALQYGATEGYGPLREQIASFMRNKGAQDLTPEQLIVTTGSQQALDLLGKTMISPGDKVIVEGPTFLATIQCFRLYGAELISAPVDGEGVKTDELERLIEEHRPKFVYLIPTFGNPSGALLNEERRRAVLAMAVKHQTLVVEDDPYGDLYFGETPPPLSLLALSAQVPGSRELLVHCGSLSKVLSPGLRVGWMVGPAELLGKATMCKQFSDAHTSTFAQATAAQYLLAGRMPGTLAKVRKVYAERAAAMGDALRRELGDGIEFVQPQGGLFIWARLTGANGKLADGAELAKRAIENNVAFVPGAPFYASNPDVATLRLSFATVGIDKIEEGIARLAASL comes from the coding sequence ATGCCATTGAATTTTGCCGACCGCCTGAACAACGTTGAAACCTCTGCAATCCGGGAGCTGTTCAAGCTGTTGGGCAAGCCGGGCATCATCAGCTTTGCGGGCGGCTTTCCCGATAGCGCGATGTTTGATGTGGACGGCATCCGCATCGCCGCCAACGCCGCGTTGACCAACGAACCGGGCGCCGCATTGCAATATGGTGCCACCGAGGGCTATGGCCCGTTGCGCGAGCAAATTGCCAGCTTCATGCGCAACAAGGGCGCACAGGATTTGACCCCCGAACAGCTCATCGTGACCACGGGCAGCCAGCAGGCGCTTGATCTGCTGGGCAAGACCATGATTTCGCCCGGCGACAAGGTGATCGTGGAGGGCCCCACCTTTCTGGCCACCATTCAATGTTTCCGCCTCTACGGCGCCGAACTGATTTCGGCGCCGGTGGATGGCGAAGGGGTCAAGACCGACGAACTGGAGCGCCTGATCGAGGAACACCGCCCCAAATTCGTTTACCTGATTCCCACCTTTGGTAATCCCAGCGGAGCCTTGCTGAACGAAGAGCGGCGCCGCGCCGTGCTGGCGATGGCCGTGAAACACCAGACGCTGGTGGTTGAAGACGACCCGTATGGCGATTTGTACTTTGGCGAGACGCCACCACCGTTGAGTCTGTTGGCGCTCAGCGCACAGGTACCGGGCAGCCGCGAGCTGCTGGTGCATTGTGGTTCGTTGAGCAAGGTGCTGAGCCCTGGCCTGCGCGTGGGCTGGATGGTGGGGCCGGCCGAGTTGCTGGGCAAGGCGACCATGTGCAAACAGTTCAGCGATGCCCATACCTCTACCTTCGCGCAGGCCACCGCGGCGCAATACCTGCTCGCCGGGCGCATGCCGGGGACACTGGCAAAGGTGCGCAAGGTCTACGCCGAGCGCGCAGCGGCCATGGGCGATGCTCTGCGGCGGGAACTGGGCGATGGCATTGAGTTTGTGCAACCGCAGGGCGGCCTGTTCATCTGGGCAAGGCTCACCGGCGCCAATGGCAAGCTGGCCGACGGCGCAGAGCTGGCCAAGCGGGCCATTGAAAACAACGTGGCTTTCGTTCCTGGCGCGCCGTTTTATGCCAGCAATCCCGATGTCGCAACCCTGCGCCTGAGTTTTGCGACCGTGGGCATCGACAAGATCGAAGAAGGCATCGCACGCCTCGCGGCTTCGCTCTGA
- a CDS encoding NUDIX hydrolase, with the protein MHRRPIQHCRECGQPATYRLPDDGDTKPRAICTVCHTVHYENPLNVVGTVPVWGPTGEQVLLCLRNIEPRKGKWTLPAGFMELQETTAQGALRETIEEAGAQIEMGELFTLMSVPRVGQVHMYYRARLLNKNFDPGHETIEARLFTEDQIPWDEIAFRTVRETLECYFADRRTGHFGFHTMDID; encoded by the coding sequence ATGCACCGCCGCCCTATTCAACACTGCCGCGAATGTGGCCAACCCGCCACCTACCGCCTGCCCGATGACGGCGACACCAAGCCGCGCGCCATCTGTACGGTCTGCCACACAGTCCACTACGAGAACCCGCTCAACGTTGTGGGTACGGTGCCAGTTTGGGGCCCCACCGGCGAGCAGGTCTTGCTCTGCCTGCGCAACATCGAACCGCGCAAAGGCAAGTGGACGCTCCCCGCAGGCTTCATGGAGCTCCAGGAAACCACCGCCCAGGGCGCGCTGCGCGAAACCATCGAAGAAGCCGGTGCGCAAATCGAAATGGGGGAGCTGTTCACGCTTATGAGCGTGCCCCGTGTCGGGCAGGTGCACATGTATTACCGCGCCCGCCTGCTCAACAAGAACTTCGACCCCGGGCATGAAACCATCGAGGCCAGGCTGTTCACCGAAGACCAGATTCCCTGGGATGAGATTGCCTTTCGCACCGTGCGCGAGACATTGGAATGCTACTTTGCCGACCGGCGAACGGGCCACTTTGGCTTCCACACGATGGACATCGACTGA
- a CDS encoding TRAP transporter substrate-binding protein, with protein sequence MIQRRKLIQSGAAMAFGAPALVGFAQQSVTLKFHTFMSPQSNVWINMHKAWMDKVTADSNGRIKFEAYPAMQLGGSPVQLYDQAKDGVVDVVWTLPGNTPGRFPRIEAFELPFMMNNAEATSRAYWEYVQTVAKDEFRDVHPIALQVHGPGVIHMRDKQVKTAADLVGSKVRGPTRQITKMLGYLGATPVGMPLPAITDSLSKGVIDGCVIPWEVVPAVKVQELAKFHSEFDPAGGALYTTTFVMAMNKAKYASLPPDLKAVIDKNSGIETSGWLGKVQQGGDIAGRESAVKLGNSIYTVPPAEAQEFKRKARLVEVEWMQDMDKRGFDGKQLLDTARSLIAKHGKLVKG encoded by the coding sequence ATGATCCAACGCAGAAAACTGATTCAATCTGGTGCAGCCATGGCCTTTGGCGCGCCTGCACTGGTGGGCTTTGCCCAGCAAAGCGTCACGCTCAAATTCCACACCTTCATGTCGCCGCAGTCCAACGTCTGGATCAACATGCACAAGGCGTGGATGGACAAAGTCACCGCCGACTCCAACGGCCGCATCAAGTTTGAAGCCTACCCGGCCATGCAGTTGGGTGGTTCTCCTGTACAGCTGTACGACCAGGCCAAAGATGGCGTGGTCGATGTCGTCTGGACGCTGCCTGGCAACACCCCCGGCCGCTTCCCGCGCATCGAAGCCTTCGAACTGCCGTTCATGATGAACAACGCCGAAGCCACCTCGCGCGCCTACTGGGAATACGTGCAAACGGTCGCCAAAGACGAGTTCCGCGACGTGCACCCCATTGCCCTGCAGGTGCATGGCCCTGGCGTCATCCACATGCGCGACAAACAAGTCAAGACGGCCGCCGATCTGGTCGGATCCAAAGTGCGCGGCCCAACCCGCCAGATCACCAAGATGCTGGGCTACCTGGGTGCCACACCCGTGGGCATGCCGCTTCCGGCCATCACCGACTCACTGTCCAAAGGCGTGATCGACGGTTGCGTGATTCCCTGGGAAGTCGTGCCTGCCGTCAAGGTCCAGGAACTGGCCAAATTCCACAGCGAATTCGACCCGGCTGGTGGTGCGCTGTACACCACCACCTTCGTGATGGCCATGAACAAAGCCAAGTACGCTTCGCTGCCGCCAGATTTGAAGGCCGTGATCGACAAGAACTCGGGTATCGAAACGTCCGGCTGGCTGGGCAAAGTTCAACAAGGCGGCGACATCGCTGGGCGGGAGTCTGCCGTCAAGCTCGGCAACTCCATCTACACCGTGCCACCAGCAGAAGCCCAGGAGTTCAAGCGCAAGGCGCGCCTGGTCGAAGTCGAGTGGATGCAAGACATGGACAAACGCGGCTTCGACGGCAAACAACTGCTCGATACCGCCCGCAGCCTGATCGCCAAACACGGCAAGTTGGTCAAAGGCTGA
- a CDS encoding fumarylacetoacetate hydrolase family protein, whose protein sequence is MNHVFPPSPTVSVPVEGRAERFPVHRIYCVGRNYEEHAKEMGFTGREPPFFFQKPADAVLVAEPGVTADCPYPSQTSNLHHEIELVVAIGKGGRNIAAADAASHIFGYAVGLDMTRRDLQNDMKKQGRPWCIGKAFDQSAPIGAITPVDQTSHIEDAAIWLEVNGNERQRSQISMLIWNIGEIIEHLSAAWELQPGDLIYTGTPAGVAAVSKGDVMKGGVEGLQALNIRIT, encoded by the coding sequence ATGAACCACGTATTTCCACCATCTCCCACCGTTTCCGTGCCTGTCGAAGGCCGTGCCGAGCGCTTTCCCGTGCACCGCATTTACTGCGTGGGCCGCAACTACGAAGAACACGCCAAAGAAATGGGCTTCACCGGCCGTGAACCACCCTTCTTTTTCCAGAAGCCCGCCGACGCCGTGCTGGTGGCCGAACCTGGTGTCACGGCCGACTGCCCCTACCCCAGCCAAACCAGCAACCTGCACCACGAAATCGAACTTGTCGTGGCCATAGGCAAGGGTGGTCGCAACATCGCAGCGGCTGACGCAGCCAGCCACATTTTTGGCTACGCTGTCGGCCTGGACATGACGCGCCGTGACCTTCAGAACGACATGAAGAAACAAGGTCGCCCCTGGTGCATTGGCAAAGCATTTGACCAGTCGGCACCCATCGGAGCCATCACGCCGGTGGATCAAACCAGCCACATCGAAGACGCCGCCATCTGGCTCGAGGTCAATGGCAACGAGCGCCAGCGCAGCCAGATCAGCATGCTGATCTGGAACATCGGCGAAATCATTGAGCACCTGTCTGCCGCCTGGGAACTGCAGCCTGGCGACCTCATCTACACCGGTACGCCCGCAGGCGTGGCAGCCGTGAGCAAGGGCGACGTGATGAAAGGTGGCGTCGAGGGCCTTCAGGCGCTCAATATCCGCATAACCTGA
- a CDS encoding 2Fe-2S iron-sulfur cluster-binding protein — protein MITIHFIAADGSEQTVPGKPGQSLMQAAEKARHPGIAADCGGSLTCATCHVKVAPEWASRLPEASNDEMAMLEFTASPREATSRLSCQIELTAELDGLVVHLPTAQY, from the coding sequence ATGATCACCATTCACTTCATCGCCGCAGACGGCAGCGAACAAACCGTTCCAGGCAAGCCTGGCCAAAGCCTGATGCAAGCGGCCGAGAAGGCCAGGCACCCCGGCATCGCCGCCGACTGCGGTGGGTCACTGACCTGCGCCACCTGCCATGTCAAAGTGGCGCCCGAGTGGGCCTCGCGCCTGCCCGAGGCCAGCAACGATGAAATGGCGATGCTTGAATTCACCGCCAGCCCCCGAGAGGCCACCAGCCGACTGAGTTGCCAGATCGAGCTGACCGCCGAACTCGACGGCCTGGTGGTGCACCTGCCCACTGCGCAGTACTGA
- a CDS encoding glutamine synthetase family protein produces MSNPIPPCFAERCAVHDSQRQADCENAISAIEASGVHSIRLGWCDTHGQLRSKTLAVRAAIRALYDGVGMVSTLMLKDTGDRTAWSIFEPSGTQDIPGFAGATNLILLPDPMSFIRLPWAEGVGWMRCQPWFTNGTPVKLDTRRVLQNALERLAASGHGLRTGLEVEFHIYRITDTTPQLDPNRAAWPGEPPAVEMVHPGYNLHSEAMADMAHEPLEIVRQTAQALDLPLQSLEIELGPSQIEAVFDATDALTAADHMVLFRNGVRQALRRAGYHASFMCRPPFPNVMSSGWHLHQSLVHLKSGHNAFMRDTPEPGSHPGMAHHTLTLAGSQWLGGLLTHAPAITALCTPTINGYGRFQPNALAPQSICWGRDNRGAMLRVIGGAGDPGTRIENRIGEPAANPYLTMAAQIHAGLDGLRRGLQPPQACESPYGEAHEPVPSSLPQALDALLADTALNASLGASFVNYFERIKRSEIERHAKAQNPTEFERREYFGRT; encoded by the coding sequence GTGAGCAACCCCATCCCACCCTGTTTCGCCGAGCGCTGCGCAGTTCATGACAGCCAGCGACAAGCCGATTGCGAAAATGCCATCAGCGCCATCGAAGCCTCGGGCGTTCACAGCATCCGCCTCGGCTGGTGTGACACCCACGGCCAGCTGCGCAGCAAAACCCTCGCCGTTCGCGCCGCCATTCGCGCCCTGTACGACGGTGTCGGCATGGTCAGCACACTCATGCTCAAAGACACCGGGGACCGCACCGCCTGGTCAATCTTTGAACCCAGCGGAACACAGGACATCCCTGGCTTTGCGGGCGCGACCAACCTGATTCTTTTGCCCGACCCCATGAGCTTCATTCGGCTTCCCTGGGCCGAAGGCGTGGGCTGGATGCGCTGCCAGCCCTGGTTCACCAACGGCACACCGGTCAAGCTCGATACGCGCAGGGTTTTGCAAAATGCGCTGGAACGCCTCGCCGCTTCGGGCCACGGCTTGCGAACCGGGCTGGAGGTGGAGTTTCACATCTACCGCATCACCGACACCACCCCACAGCTCGACCCCAACCGAGCCGCCTGGCCCGGTGAGCCACCCGCCGTGGAAATGGTGCACCCCGGCTACAACCTGCATTCGGAAGCCATGGCCGACATGGCCCACGAACCGCTGGAGATCGTTCGCCAAACCGCCCAGGCGCTCGACCTGCCGCTGCAATCGCTGGAGATCGAACTTGGCCCCAGCCAGATTGAGGCCGTTTTTGACGCCACCGACGCGCTCACCGCCGCCGATCACATGGTGCTGTTCCGCAACGGGGTGCGCCAGGCCCTGCGCCGCGCGGGTTACCACGCCAGCTTCATGTGCCGCCCACCGTTTCCCAACGTGATGTCCAGCGGCTGGCATTTGCACCAATCGTTGGTCCACCTCAAGTCGGGCCACAACGCCTTCATGCGCGACACCCCCGAACCAGGCAGCCACCCGGGCATGGCCCACCACACACTGACACTGGCCGGCTCTCAGTGGCTCGGCGGCCTGTTGACCCATGCCCCGGCCATCACCGCACTGTGCACACCCACCATCAATGGCTATGGCCGCTTCCAGCCCAACGCCTTGGCGCCGCAGTCGATCTGCTGGGGGCGGGACAACCGGGGGGCCATGCTGCGTGTCATCGGCGGCGCGGGCGACCCAGGCACCCGAATCGAGAACCGCATCGGGGAACCCGCCGCCAATCCCTATCTCACCATGGCGGCACAAATCCATGCCGGGCTTGACGGGCTGCGCCGCGGTCTGCAACCGCCCCAGGCTTGCGAATCGCCCTACGGCGAGGCCCACGAACCGGTGCCATCCTCCCTGCCCCAGGCGCTAGACGCCCTGTTGGCCGACACCGCGCTCAACGCCAGCCTGGGCGCCAGTTTCGTCAACTACTTCGAGCGCATCAAGCGCAGCGAAATAGAGCGTCACGCGAAGGCGCAAAATCCCACCGAATTTGAGCGCCGCGAATACTTCGGGCGCACCTGA